Genomic DNA from Cloeon dipterum chromosome 3, ieCloDipt1.1, whole genome shotgun sequence:
ACGGCGCAGAAATGTCGGTCAGGAAGCTTTGAAGGGGGTGCAAGCGCAGACTGGTAATTCGGAGAATCTGGCCGGTACGACCTCGATTCCTCGAGCAGTTGAGCAAAGTTTTTGCGAAAGCGCATTTTGAACCACTCCTGCGTGCGCTTGCTCCGCTTCTTCTTATTCTCCAGCGTTTCCTGGAATTTTGGAACCTTCTTGCTCATGACCAGGTCTGCGTGGGGGTCATCGTGGAAGTTGTCCTGCTCCAGGGCCTCCAATGCCTTCCTGGCCCTCCTCTTGCGAGACGCCTCATCGAGGACGCGCTTCTGGCTTGCCTCTTTCAAACGACCGCTCTCTCGTTCCGCAACCATTTTGCAGGCGTAAGGCGGCACAAGACTTTTACATCAACTTTTCAGTGTAACTGATCTGGTCCATCAAATCGTCAACGCGGCTGCGGAGGACTTCAACGATTTCGCTTGCAACGAACAGGTGGGTCTCGTCTAAATCCTGGATGATGAACTTCTTTCCAAGTGCTAGAGTCTCGTCCAAATGCAGAAGGAACTGTTTCATAGCAGGGTCGCATGTGATGAACGATCCTTTCATAACATTCACCATGACGAAGAGAGGTGCATTCCACTGgggatgaatttttttgtttgttaaccCATATTTCATACAATTACATtatgtcattttaaaaattatacaaaccTTATCTAGAAGTTTATCCTTTATGTTGTCTGCCTAAGCAACAACAACTCGTTCTTTTCGAGATATATGATACAATATTTCAGAAAAGTCACTTACTAAGGCGCACACGAAATTCAGTGGTGCAGCAAAGGGACTAATAAACGGGTACtggaataaacaaaaaacagaAGGAGGGAGAGGCGTAGTGCTTAAGAGTATCAAGCTTCCCAATTTAAAAACGttcaacaagaaaaaaactctCTGTTTCAAtgttttctaatattttactaaatgctttaatttcataattttaatttgattagttTTCACTAAACGTTAGAGTGAAgaactattttattattatttgaaattaatgctaATAAACATTTGACCTGTTGGTAGCAGGTTGGTAGCATTGCCAATGCGGAGTTGTCTTCGTCTTCAACATATGGCTGCCAACTCATCCTTTCAAACGCCGACAGCCGAAAAATAACCTTTAATTCACAAATCCATAGAAAATTCGATGATATCAACTACACCCCGGTGAAACGTGGATCAGCTTCGACAAAATGAGGCGCTCTTATGCGTATGGTTTGCTCGTTATGAGCGTGATTCTGCTGGGTGTTGACGGCATCATGTTCCACCTTCATCCAAACATGCAGAAGTGCCTCAAAGAAGAACTTCAGGTTGACGTGTTTGTGAGCGGGGAATATGAAGTGTCCGACGCCCCTGGGCAGAAGGTCGACTATGTGGTAAGGAAATCCGCATTCATACTTGCGTATTGTTTTGTCTTAATTCACAAAATCCACTAGGTCCGTGACTCGAAAGGCCACATTCTCTCTCAAAAAGAGGATGTCAGCAAGGGGAAATTCTCGTTTGTGACTGAAACTTATGacacttttgaaatttgcttcATATCCAGAGTACCTCCGAGTAAGTAGTCATAGTGTCCCTTTTACAGGGTCCGATAATTTGTATCTCAATGTTTCCAGCTCATAGAGGAGTGGCCCAGGAGGTATCACTTGTCACTAAGAGGGGCattgaagccaaaaattaTGAAGGGGTATGTTTGCTCTGATATTAATGTCGCTTAGCTGcactttcaatatttattattctgatgcaatttttcttttttcatttccacttGGGGATAACGGTGATTAGAGCTTGGTAAAGTTTCTTCTCTTGATTTCAgcgttttcataatttaattttgtgtgactgctaaccaaatttttttcgcTAT
This window encodes:
- the LOC135941301 gene encoding zinc finger HIT domain-containing protein 1 is translated as MVAERESGRLKEASQKRVLDEASRKRRARKALEALEQDNFHDDPHADLVMSKKVPKFQETLENKKKRSKRTQEWFKMRFRKNFAQLLEESRSYRPDSPNYQSALAPPSKLPDRHFCAVCGFPSSYTCVQCGARYCSVRCLGTHQDTRCLKWTA
- the Tfb5 gene encoding general transcription factor IIH subunit 5 is translated as MVNVMKGSFITCDPAMKQFLLHLDETLALGKKFIIQDLDETHLFVASEIVEVLRSRVDDLMDQISYTEKLM
- the bai gene encoding transmembrane emp24 domain-containing protein bai; protein product: MRRSYAYGLLVMSVILLGVDGIMFHLHPNMQKCLKEELQVDVFVSGEYEVSDAPGQKVDYVVRDSKGHILSQKEDVSKGKFSFVTETYDTFEICFISRVPPTHRGVAQEVSLVTKRGIEAKNYEGLGEAAKLKPMEVELKRLEDLSEAIVQDFAMMRKREEEMRDTNESTNSRVLYFSIFSMCCLLGLATWQVLYLRRFFKAKKLIE